In Tumebacillus amylolyticus, the genomic stretch AACGCTTTTTCGAGGTCGGGTGTCATCCAGCCCGTGTCGGTAGGACCGGGGTTGACGGCGTTGATGGTGATTCCCTTTTGGGCAAGCGGCGGCGCAAGCGTCGTCGTGAGCGTTTCGATCGTGCCCTTCGTTATCGCATACGCGATTTCGGTATACATGGGGCCGAGAGATTGGCCGGAGGTGAGGGAGATCACTCGCCCTCCCTCCGGGAGGTCGAATCGGCGAGCAAACTCTGCGGTAAGCAGAGTGGTCGCCCGCACGTTGATTTCGTAGTGGCGGTCGAGGATGTCCGCGTCGAGGGACTCGAGGCCGTCGTTGGTGGAGTAGCAGGCGTTGTTGATGAGAATTTGCGGTTTGCCCAGTTGGCTGGCGGCGTCTAGGACTTGTTTGTAGGCGGTGGGGTGGGCGAGATCGACTTCAAGTCGCTCGCAGGTGACGCCCATCGCTTGCAGTTCTTGTTGGAGTTGGATCGGTTCCAGTTCTCTGAGGTTGGCTGGGGAGAGCTCGTCATATTGGCTCCAATAGACGATGAGGATATCGGCCCCAAGGGCCGCCAAGGCCCTTGCGGTCGCAGCGCCGATGCCGACTTGGCGGCTGGCTCCGGTGATGATGGCGAGTCTGCCTTTGAGTTTTTGTTGGGTCATGTTTGGACCTCCAGTGAAGTGTTTTTTTGGTGGCGAAGGTATTCGACGAAGGCGTCTTTGACGTAGTAGTAGTCGTCGACGTGTAGAATTTTTGCCCCTGCAAGGGACGGATAGAGAAGGGTCTCGACGTAGCCGAGGTGCTCGCCTCCGCCGACGGTGTACCAGCGGTCGAGGTCGAGCGGCTCACCGTTGACTTGGACGTTGGAAATCGTTCCGTCGAGTTCCGTCCAGGTGAGGCCGTCGAATTGGAGTTTGCCAATCGGCAACCCCTTGGGGCGAATGCCGTTGCCGTATTTGGGATGTGCGTAGTAGTCGGGGTTGTTGCGTTCGTGGAGCAAGCCGAGCAATTGCTTGCCTTGGAATTCGAAATGGGCCACATTGACCAAACTCATCAGGTTTCGGTAGATGTCTCCCACTTGGATCGGACCCGCAGGGAATCCTTCGATGGCAACAGCCCCGAACATCATGCCCAGTTCCGCTTGGTAAAAGGTCCTCATCGCCTTGGCGATTCGTTGGACGAGCTCAACGTGTTCGAGCGGGTTGTCGAGAACACAGAGGACTTCGGACATTTTTTGTTGGACTTGGGTTTGAGCCGCTTGGTAGATGGCGTTCAATTCTTCGTCGGGGGTCATGTCTTCTTCGATGGGATGCAGGGTGCCGGTGGCACGGGTGATTTTTTGACCCGTTGGTTGGGTCAAATCGAGTTCGAGGTGAAGTTCACCGAGAAAACGAGCGTGCGAGCCCGTTTGCACGACCCAGATGCCGGCGTGGTGTTGCGGCTCGTGGAGCGCATCGTGCGAATGTCCGCCGATGATCAGGTCGATGTCACCCGTTACGCTTTGGGCGAGCTCGATGTCTTGTGGCAACCCGGCGTGCGACAGCACGACGATCAGATCGGCGCCTCGGGACCGCAGGTTCTCGGCGAGAGATTGGACGGTGGTGATCGTGTCCACGTTTTTGAGGGGCATCAGGTCTTCGTAGATGGTGCCGAATTGGTCGGTGATGCCGATCAGCCCGACTTGGATTCCTGATGCGTCCAGCAGAAGCGCATCCCTCATGCCGCCGATCAGGGAACCGTCCGACTCGCGGACATTTGCCAACAGCCACGGGACACGGGTTGCGTGGCTCATTTCGCGGATTCGTTCCAGCGAGAACCGCAATCCTTCGTTGTTGCCAACCGCCGCCGCGTCATAGCCGAGCGCATCGTGGAGGTCGAGGTTGAGTTGGCCGTTCGTGAACAAACACTCCATGACCGCCATGTCGAGGTGGTCGCCGCCGTCCACGACGAGGACGGGTCGACCCTGCGCGCGCAGGTCGGCACGTTTTTGGCGAAGCAGGCTTGCCAGTTTGAGCTCTTGGGTGAATGAGGAATGGATGTCGTTGGTGTGCAAAAAAGTCAGTTCTCGCTTCAATGGTGCTGCCCCCTCGAAATTCTGTTGTTGTGTAGTTCGACAGTTTTGAAAAAATTTCCTGTCAGATAGAAAAAAGGAGGTCTCCTCATGGATCAACAGAGTCGAATTGGCAGACTGGTGAAGTTGACAGAGCTGATCCACAAGAATCAGGATGTCATGGCGCTGTTGGATCATGTGGCGACCGCGATTCAAGCGGAAATCGTGCGGGTCGATGTCGTCGGAATCTATTTGCCCCAGTCGAATGGCCGCTACTCCTGTGTCTGCGGGAAACCGGAAGTCGTCAACGGCGTTTCTCTGGTAACGCTCATCGTGGATCCGGAGAAGGACCAATTCGTCCGGGAAATCATCGAAAGCAAGAGGGGCATCTATGTGTCCAACGCTCTCGATGACCGGCGACTCGACCCGGATAAAGTCAAAAGGCTCGACATCGATTCGGTCCTCGGCCTGCCGATCGTCTACGAAGACGAGGTCTACGGGCTGATGTTCATGCAAAATGTCGGAGCCAAGCTTCACTTAACGGAGTCTGACATTCAACTGGTCGAAACGTTCGCCAACATGGCCGCCGTCGCGTTGCACAACGCCAAGCTCATCTCCTCCCAGCAAGCGCTCTTGTTCGAAAAGGAACTCCTGCTCGACGCCACCCGCTCGCTGTCGTACTGCTCCTCCTTTGACGAAGTGGTCGAGACGAGCGTCCGCTTCTTGCGCGAAGCTCTCGGCATGGAGAAAATCGGTCTGCAATTGTACAACCCTTCACAAAAAAAATTTCGGTCCCTCAAAACGTGTTGCCCGATTGAGGAGCTCCAACAATTGATTCTCGACGACGTCAAACATCCGGTGTTCCTCGGCGACCCCGGTGGGGAGCGCGGAACGCTCCTGCTGCCGTTGATTGCGACCGGAGATTTCTTGGGGGCTTTTGCGGTGTGCGAGTACGAGGAAGCCCAATTCACGTTGCAAGGCTCGACCCATCTCGCGCAATCGCTCGCCGATGTGACGGCAACGGCGCTGGCCAATCTCATGCGCATGGAGCAATTGGAGTCACAAGCAATCGCCGAACGCCAACAATCCGAAGAGCTGCTGCAAAAAAAGGACAAACTCGCTCTCGTCGGTCAACTCGCCGCCGGAGTGGCACACGAAATCCGCAACCCCTTGGCGTCGATTACCGGATTCGTGCAGTTGATGCAGGAGGGAGTGATCAACTCCCGCTACTTGGAAATCATGAAGTCGGAGTTGGATCGCATTGAGCTGATCATCTCGGAATTCCTCGTGCTCGCCAAACCGCAAGCCGTGCGGTTCGCCCCCTGTGACTTGAGTCAGCTCTTGCAGAATGTCGTCGTGCTGATCGAATCGCAAGCGACGCTGAACAACGTGCGGATCGTCACCGACCTCTCGCCCAATCTGCCGCGCATCCTCGGCAAGGAGAACCAACTGAAGCAGTTGTTCATCAACATTTTCAAAAACGCCATCGAAGCGATGACCCATGCACCGGACGCCGTCCTGCACATCGGCGTGCAACCGTCCGAACGGCAAGACGCCCTCTCCATCCACATCACCGACAACGGCTGCGGCATCTCTCCCGACCGTCTCGCCAAACTGGGAGAGCCGTTCTACACCACAAAGGAAAAGGGCACAGGTCTCGGGATGATGGTTTCCTACAAGATCGTCGCCGACCACCAAGGAAACATCGAAATCTTCAGTGAACAAGGTCAGGGAACTCGTGTCACCGTGACATTTCCCTGTCAGTAAACGAAACGCGACCAAGTTCACTAAATAAGTAGGGATTTTTTACTAATTTCGTGATAAAATAAATGATATTCAAACTGTTGAGGAGGGTGTTCTCATGAGCGGGAGAAAGTGGGTGCGACATCCCGGTCAGGTCGTGACCTACGGCGAACGAGACCGATCCCAACTCGGCCCGGATTCGGTGGTCACGATTACGCGCTCGGAGCGCTTGAGTCTGTTTCGGTTGTTGGTCGCGGCGGTGTTGAACGAGACGATCATGCGACAGATGGTCAAGCGGGACACGGTGATTTTTGCCGAAGTGGCGGCGAATGTCCAAGAGGGCTGGGCGCAGACGATGTCCGTCTGGAAAAACGGACGCGAGATGACGGAGTTTCGCAATTCCGGCGCGCACGGCAAGGCGTTGAAGTTTTTTCACTGGGTCTTCTACGGGGGTCGTGTTCACTCGTATGTTCTGACGTACAAAGCCCTCGGGCAAATTCCGCACATCGAGGAGGCAGCCCAGATCGTCAAGCAGTACGGACGGTTTGCCGAGTCCGGTGAGATTGTGCGGACGGCCAAGAGCCCACATGCTTCCTGAAAAAAAGAGCAACGAGTACGCCGATGCGTGCCTCGTTGCTTTTTTTGTTTCAAATTCTGGATGGAAGGGGAAGGTAACAGGGAGAAAATGGAGGGGGTGTTGAGGATGGATCAAGTGCTTTTGGCGCGGTCGTTGTTCGGCACGACGATGGCCTTTCATATTATCTTCGCGACGATCGGGGTCGGACTGCCGCTGATGATCTTGATCGTGGAAGTGTTGTACCAGTTAACGGGGGACGGCGATTATGCGTTGATGGCGAAGCGCTGGACTCGCGGATTTGCGGTGTTGCTCGGCGTGGCGATTCCGTCCGGCACGATTGCGGGCGTGCAATTGTCGTTGCTGTGGCCGGAGTTTATGAAGGTGGTCGGCAAAGTCATTGCGTTGCCGTTTCAGATTGAGATCTTCGCTTTTTTGCTGGAAGCGTTGTTCATGTCGATCTATGTGTACGCCGCCGACCGTCTGTCGCGGGGGATGCGGATTCTGAGCGTGGTGTTGGTGGCGTTCGGTGCGGTGATGTCCGCGATCTTGATCACCAACGTGCATGCGTTTGAGGGAACGCCCACCGGGTTTAAGATCGTGAACGGGGAGCTGGTGGACATTCATCCGTGGGAAGCGTTTTTCAACCCGAGCTTTGCCGTTTCGGCGACGCATGTCACCGTGTCCGCGTACATGACGGGGGCGTTCGTGGTCGCTTCGATGGCCGCCTACAAAATGCTTCGTCGCGGGTTGCCGCAAAAAGAGTACGTGTTCCATCGCAAGGCGTTGCTCTGCGGCCTGATCGTCGGCGGGATTTTTTCCGCGTTGACGGGGTTGAACGGGCATGCGTCGGCGCAGCACTTGTATCGCGAGCAGCCGGAGAAGTTGGCGGCGGCAGAGGGGCTTTTCGAGACGACGACGTATGCGCCGCTGACGATCGGCGGGTTCACCGATAAAAAAACGCACGAGGTCAAGTACGGGATCGAGATTCCGTGGGCGTTGAGTTTCTTGGCAGACAATCGCTTTGACACGGAGGTCAAGGGCTTGAACGAGTGGCCGGAGGAGGATTGGCCGCCGCTGTTCATCCACACGTTATTCAACGCAATGGTCGGCGTGGGGATGTTGTTGTTGCTGATGTCGATCGTCGGGTTTGCGTGGCATCGATTGCTCAAGCGGCAGACGTTTCCGCGCTGGATGATCTGGAGCTTTTTTGTCTCGG encodes the following:
- a CDS encoding SDR family oxidoreductase, encoding MTQQKLKGRLAIITGASRQVGIGAATARALAALGADILIVYWSQYDELSPANLRELEPIQLQQELQAMGVTCERLEVDLAHPTAYKQVLDAASQLGKPQILINNACYSTNDGLESLDADILDRHYEINVRATTLLTAEFARRFDLPEGGRVISLTSGQSLGPMYTEIAYAITKGTIETLTTTLAPPLAQKGITINAVNPGPTDTGWMTPDLEKALLPQFPFNRIGKPEDAARLIAFLATDEAAWITGQIIHSEGGFQR
- a CDS encoding bifunctional metallophosphatase/5'-nucleotidase codes for the protein MKRELTFLHTNDIHSSFTQELKLASLLRQKRADLRAQGRPVLVVDGGDHLDMAVMECLFTNGQLNLDLHDALGYDAAAVGNNEGLRFSLERIREMSHATRVPWLLANVRESDGSLIGGMRDALLLDASGIQVGLIGITDQFGTIYEDLMPLKNVDTITTVQSLAENLRSRGADLIVVLSHAGLPQDIELAQSVTGDIDLIIGGHSHDALHEPQHHAGIWVVQTGSHARFLGELHLELDLTQPTGQKITRATGTLHPIEEDMTPDEELNAIYQAAQTQVQQKMSEVLCVLDNPLEHVELVQRIAKAMRTFYQAELGMMFGAVAIEGFPAGPIQVGDIYRNLMSLVNVAHFEFQGKQLLGLLHERNNPDYYAHPKYGNGIRPKGLPIGKLQFDGLTWTELDGTISNVQVNGEPLDLDRWYTVGGGEHLGYVETLLYPSLAGAKILHVDDYYYVKDAFVEYLRHQKNTSLEVQT
- a CDS encoding GAF domain-containing sensor histidine kinase, which encodes MDQQSRIGRLVKLTELIHKNQDVMALLDHVATAIQAEIVRVDVVGIYLPQSNGRYSCVCGKPEVVNGVSLVTLIVDPEKDQFVREIIESKRGIYVSNALDDRRLDPDKVKRLDIDSVLGLPIVYEDEVYGLMFMQNVGAKLHLTESDIQLVETFANMAAVALHNAKLISSQQALLFEKELLLDATRSLSYCSSFDEVVETSVRFLREALGMEKIGLQLYNPSQKKFRSLKTCCPIEELQQLILDDVKHPVFLGDPGGERGTLLLPLIATGDFLGAFAVCEYEEAQFTLQGSTHLAQSLADVTATALANLMRMEQLESQAIAERQQSEELLQKKDKLALVGQLAAGVAHEIRNPLASITGFVQLMQEGVINSRYLEIMKSELDRIELIISEFLVLAKPQAVRFAPCDLSQLLQNVVVLIESQATLNNVRIVTDLSPNLPRILGKENQLKQLFINIFKNAIEAMTHAPDAVLHIGVQPSERQDALSIHITDNGCGISPDRLAKLGEPFYTTKEKGTGLGMMVSYKIVADHQGNIEIFSEQGQGTRVTVTFPCQ
- a CDS encoding DUF3291 domain-containing protein — translated: MSGRKWVRHPGQVVTYGERDRSQLGPDSVVTITRSERLSLFRLLVAAVLNETIMRQMVKRDTVIFAEVAANVQEGWAQTMSVWKNGREMTEFRNSGAHGKALKFFHWVFYGGRVHSYVLTYKALGQIPHIEEAAQIVKQYGRFAESGEIVRTAKSPHAS
- a CDS encoding cytochrome ubiquinol oxidase subunit I, producing the protein MDQVLLARSLFGTTMAFHIIFATIGVGLPLMILIVEVLYQLTGDGDYALMAKRWTRGFAVLLGVAIPSGTIAGVQLSLLWPEFMKVVGKVIALPFQIEIFAFLLEALFMSIYVYAADRLSRGMRILSVVLVAFGAVMSAILITNVHAFEGTPTGFKIVNGELVDIHPWEAFFNPSFAVSATHVTVSAYMTGAFVVASMAAYKMLRRGLPQKEYVFHRKALLCGLIVGGIFSALTGLNGHASAQHLYREQPEKLAAAEGLFETTTYAPLTIGGFTDKKTHEVKYGIEIPWALSFLADNRFDTEVKGLNEWPEEDWPPLFIHTLFNAMVGVGMLLLLMSIVGFAWHRLLKRQTFPRWMIWSFFVSGPLSMLGIEFGWIFSCTGRQPWILYRVMRTSEAATHTGNLGTLFLLFTGVYLMLAVVVVVVLRAYFKRHPLGDDLLTEEDGMHV